The Buttiauxella selenatireducens genome has a window encoding:
- a CDS encoding helix-turn-helix domain-containing protein produces MEIKLHSNATTTPRTRKYIQSSDKSDSELAEELNISVDTVRRWRKRDDCYDKSHRPNTIHRALSHEQESMLVFLRVRLALSLDELLEAAQLLVQQGISRASVSRTLQNWQQSRLTKPDLKQPTGHLRLDVFPLPESISHKHGMLLAFSCPVSGFLAVALRERNDEQSLDALVGFLQQGLLLQVLSLTANTGELARQLAQKLQVPLHEAQPEAWQERAAGGEWAQPLEQLLNGERFDKRLGFGAVLLEFEDLLNHRIIRSRLKNLTPAAWLKSR; encoded by the coding sequence ATGGAGATTAAGCTGCACTCCAACGCCACCACGACGCCGCGTACCCGTAAATATATTCAAAGCTCTGACAAGAGCGACAGCGAGCTGGCGGAAGAGCTGAATATTTCAGTGGATACCGTAAGGCGCTGGCGCAAACGGGATGACTGTTATGACAAATCTCATCGACCTAATACTATTCATCGCGCATTGAGCCATGAACAAGAGTCCATGCTGGTCTTTTTGCGTGTGCGTTTGGCACTTTCGCTTGATGAGCTTCTGGAAGCGGCGCAATTGCTGGTACAGCAGGGGATTTCCCGTGCGAGTGTCAGCAGAACACTGCAAAACTGGCAACAATCACGCCTGACTAAACCCGATTTAAAACAGCCTACCGGTCATCTTCGTCTTGATGTTTTCCCGCTGCCGGAAAGCATTAGCCACAAGCACGGCATGTTGCTGGCGTTTAGCTGCCCGGTTTCAGGTTTTCTTGCCGTGGCGCTGCGGGAGCGTAATGATGAGCAATCACTTGATGCGTTGGTGGGCTTTTTGCAACAGGGCTTGCTGTTGCAGGTGCTGTCATTGACGGCGAATACTGGCGAACTTGCCCGGCAACTGGCGCAAAAACTCCAGGTTCCCCTGCATGAAGCACAACCTGAAGCGTGGCAGGAAAGGGCAGCTGGTGGTGAATGGGCGCAGCCTCTGGAGCAGTTACTCAATGGTGAACGGTTCGATAAACGGTTAGGGTTTGGAGCCGTGTTGCTGGAATTTGAGGATTTGCTGAATCATCGAATTATCCGCAGCCGGTTGAAGAATCTCACACCGGCTGCATGGCTAAAATCTCGCTAA
- a CDS encoding ribosomal protein uL16 3-hydroxylase, with amino-acid sequence MDYQLNLDWPEFMAKYWQKKPVILKNAFPNFVDPITPDELAGLAMEAEVDSRLVSHTNGQWQAANGPFEHFDDLGETGWSLLAQAVNHWHAPSAELVRPFRVLPDWRLDDLMISFSVPGGGVGPHIDQYDVFIIQGMGSRRWRVGDKLPMRQFCPHPALLHVDPFEPIIDEDLEPGDILYIPPGFPHDGFTHETALNYSVGFRGPNGRDLISSFADYALENDLGGEHYSDPDLTCREHPVKVEGYELNRLRDMMMDVINQPEDFKQWFGRFITTPRHELDVAPAEPPYQQDEILDALQGGESLTRLSGLRVLNVDGKFFVNSEPMEAPVPQAADALCRYTTLSQTELGDALQNPEFVSVLTELVNQGYWYFDD; translated from the coding sequence ATGGATTATCAACTTAATTTAGACTGGCCTGAGTTTATGGCGAAATACTGGCAGAAAAAGCCAGTTATTTTGAAAAATGCGTTTCCTAATTTTGTCGATCCGATTACGCCGGATGAATTAGCCGGTCTTGCTATGGAAGCAGAGGTGGATAGCCGACTGGTCAGCCACACCAATGGTCAATGGCAGGCTGCGAACGGGCCTTTCGAACACTTTGACGACCTGGGTGAAACGGGCTGGTCCCTGCTGGCACAAGCCGTTAACCACTGGCATGCGCCGTCTGCTGAACTGGTACGCCCGTTCCGCGTGTTACCTGACTGGCGCCTGGACGATCTGATGATCTCCTTCTCCGTACCGGGTGGTGGCGTTGGCCCGCATATCGATCAATATGATGTGTTTATTATTCAGGGCATGGGCAGCCGTCGCTGGCGTGTCGGTGACAAACTGCCAATGCGTCAGTTCTGTCCACATCCAGCATTGCTGCACGTTGACCCATTTGAACCGATCATTGATGAAGATCTGGAACCTGGCGACATTCTCTATATTCCGCCTGGTTTCCCGCACGATGGCTTCACCCATGAAACTGCACTCAACTACTCCGTGGGTTTCCGTGGGCCAAATGGCCGCGATCTGATCAGCAGCTTTGCCGACTACGCGCTGGAAAACGATTTGGGTGGCGAGCATTACAGCGACCCTGATTTAACCTGCCGTGAGCATCCGGTCAAAGTTGAAGGCTATGAGCTAAATCGCCTGCGCGACATGATGATGGACGTCATCAACCAGCCGGAAGATTTCAAGCAGTGGTTTGGCCGCTTTATCACCACTCCACGCCATGAACTGGACGTTGCGCCAGCAGAACCGCCATATCAGCAAGATGAAATCCTCGATGCATTACAAGGAGGTGAAAGCCTGACGCGTTTGAGCGGATTACGCGTGCTGAACGTGGATGGAAAGTTCTTCGTCAATAGCGAACCGATGGAAGCGCCGGTTCCACAAGCCGCTGACGCGCTGTGCCGTTACACCACGCTGAGCCAAACTGAACTGGGTGACGCATTGCAGAACCCGGAATTTGTTAGTGTTTTGACTGAACTGGTTAACCAGGGTTACTGGTACTTCGACGACTAA
- a CDS encoding MerR family transcriptional regulator, with product MALYTIGEVALLCDINPVTLRAWQRRYGLLKPQRTDGGHRLFDDADIERIREIKHWIENGVQVSKVKALLSGELQDLESGWRERQEQLLQQLQSGSPNRLRSWIADIGRDYPAEILVNQLYIPLRRRLQCHQVTLNTLLSLLDGALINYIALCLASARKRSGKDALLVGWDTPDTTRLWMAAWMAIQQGWRIDVLAHPLHQLRPELFAQQTLLVWCGDTPTHNQLDQLELWRCAGLQIFPLMSNGQSTQRA from the coding sequence ATGGCGCTTTATACTATCGGTGAAGTGGCTCTGCTTTGTGATATCAATCCCGTAACGTTGCGGGCGTGGCAACGCCGTTACGGGCTACTGAAACCTCAGCGCACGGATGGCGGTCATCGATTATTTGACGATGCCGACATCGAGCGCATTCGCGAAATCAAACACTGGATAGAGAACGGCGTTCAGGTCAGCAAAGTGAAAGCCTTGTTGAGCGGTGAACTTCAGGATCTGGAAAGCGGCTGGCGTGAACGTCAGGAACAATTGCTTCAGCAATTACAAAGCGGCAGCCCGAACCGGTTACGCAGCTGGATTGCCGACATTGGCCGCGACTACCCAGCAGAAATTCTCGTCAACCAGCTCTACATCCCTCTGCGTCGTCGCCTGCAATGCCATCAAGTCACCCTTAACACCCTACTCAGCCTGCTGGATGGCGCGCTGATCAATTACATTGCGCTGTGTCTGGCATCGGCCCGCAAGCGCAGTGGTAAAGATGCGTTATTGGTCGGATGGGATACGCCTGACACCACTCGTTTATGGATGGCGGCATGGATGGCAATACAGCAGGGTTGGCGTATTGATGTATTGGCACATCCACTGCATCAGCTGCGCCCCGAGCTTTTCGCTCAACAAACGTTATTAGTGTGGTGTGGCGATACGCCGACCCATAACCAGCTCGACCAACTGGAACTCTGGCGCTGTGCAGGGTTACAAATCTTCCCACTGATGAGCAATGGGCAATCGACTCAACGCGCATAA
- the mcbA gene encoding DUF1471 family periplasmic protein McbA: MKKLLYFSAVVTLATLPFATMAADQLSKDNLGQLRPAGTVSVSGAANLDDLQAKLGEKAKEEGAKGFIVNSASGDERMFGTATIYK, from the coding sequence ATGAAAAAATTGCTGTATTTTTCTGCGGTTGTCACCCTTGCGACATTACCGTTTGCTACCATGGCCGCCGATCAACTTTCTAAAGACAACCTAGGTCAACTGCGTCCGGCAGGGACCGTCTCTGTCTCTGGCGCCGCTAATCTTGACGATCTACAAGCCAAACTTGGTGAGAAAGCGAAAGAAGAAGGTGCAAAAGGTTTTATTGTTAACTCTGCCAGTGGTGACGAACGTATGTTTGGCACCGCGACTATTTATAAATAG
- a CDS encoding N(4)-(beta-N-acetylglucosaminyl)-L-asparaginase, with translation MTLSTNWGVIATWRMAWEGVAEAANMLQESGDASSAAVLAVTCVEDYPYYKSVGYGGLPNEQGVVELDAAFMDGSTLAIGAVASIRDIANPILVAQALSRERFNSFMVGEGAQTWAFAHGFEHKNMLTDRAHQHYLKRKRETLDRGLSPYTGHDTVGVITLDQNQQMCVATSTSGLFMKRPGRVGDSPVSGSGFYADSQIGAATATGLGEDLMKGCISYEIVSRMGRGMSPQQAAESAVYDLESQLIARFGRAGDLSVVCMNNHGEYGAATTIDNFSFSVATPAQAPAVFLTTREGKHTLIRPADQAWLDAYLERITAEVIV, from the coding sequence ATGACGTTATCGACAAACTGGGGCGTGATAGCGACCTGGCGCATGGCCTGGGAAGGTGTCGCTGAAGCTGCAAATATGCTGCAAGAAAGCGGCGATGCCAGCAGCGCTGCTGTGCTGGCCGTGACCTGCGTGGAAGATTATCCCTACTATAAATCAGTCGGTTACGGCGGTTTGCCAAACGAGCAAGGCGTTGTCGAACTCGACGCTGCGTTTATGGACGGCTCAACGCTTGCCATCGGCGCAGTCGCCAGTATCCGCGACATCGCTAACCCCATTCTGGTGGCCCAGGCATTAAGCCGCGAACGCTTTAATAGTTTTATGGTGGGTGAAGGTGCCCAAACCTGGGCTTTTGCCCACGGCTTTGAACACAAAAACATGCTGACGGACCGCGCCCATCAGCATTACCTGAAACGCAAACGTGAAACACTGGATCGTGGTTTAAGCCCGTACACCGGGCACGACACCGTCGGCGTTATCACGCTCGACCAAAATCAGCAAATGTGTGTCGCCACCTCAACCAGCGGGTTGTTTATGAAACGCCCCGGCCGCGTCGGTGACTCCCCCGTCTCTGGTTCAGGATTTTATGCCGATAGCCAGATTGGTGCCGCAACAGCCACCGGCCTTGGCGAAGATCTAATGAAAGGCTGCATCAGCTACGAAATTGTCAGCCGCATGGGGCGCGGCATGTCACCGCAACAGGCGGCAGAATCCGCAGTTTACGATTTGGAAAGCCAGCTCATTGCCCGCTTTGGTCGCGCCGGAGATTTGTCTGTCGTTTGCATGAATAATCACGGTGAATACGGTGCCGCAACCACTATTGATAACTTCTCGTTTTCGGTCGCCACACCCGCACAAGCGCCAGCCGTGTTTTTGACCACTCGCGAAGGCAAGCACACGCTTATTCGCCCCGCAGATCAGGCCTGGCTTGATGCCTACCTGGAGCGCATAACTGCGGAGGTGATTGTATGA
- the dinG gene encoding ATP-dependent DNA helicase DinG has translation MALSSAQKAQIAAWYKALQQQIPDFIPRPPQRQMIAEVAKTLAGEEGRHLAIEAPTGVGKTLSYLIPGIAIARGEQKTLVVSTANVALQDQIFSKDLPLLRKIIPDLKFTAAFGRGRYVCPRNLAALATDNLAQGDLLAFLEDELAPTSKDEQQRCAKLKTDLDGYKWDGLRDHTSQSIDDDLWRRLSTDKASCLGRNCHWYRECPFFVARREIDDAEVVVANHALVMAAMESDAVLPEAKNLLLILDEGHHLPDVARDALEMSAEITPGYSRLQFDLFSKLVETCMAQFRPKSPPPLTNPERLTNHCDEIYELLSSFNSIVSLWLPGEQEAEHRFEMGILPDEIMAICKRLAKLMEGLRSLAEALLNDLSEKTGTHDIVRLHRSLLHMNRALGYFETQSKLWRLSAMEQASGAPVSKWVTRDVREGQPHLFFHCVGIRVCDQLEKLVWRNVPHVIVTSATLRSLNKFDRLQEMSGLSEKAGDRFVALDSPFNHVEQGKLVIPQLTVEPTMENEAQHLAEMAAFFRAELAKGEHKGMLVLFASNRAMQVFLTHVTDLRLTLLVQGDQPRYRLVETHRKRVEQGETSVLVGLQSFAEGLDLKGDLLSQVHIHKIAFPPIDSPVVVTEGEWLKTLKRYPFEVQSLPSASFNLIQQVGRLIRSHGCYGEVVIYDRRLLTKNYGQRLLGALPVFPISQPEAPAAKLIDTKPKKTTVRRKRTSKK, from the coding sequence ATGGCTTTGTCCTCTGCGCAAAAAGCGCAAATCGCTGCCTGGTATAAGGCGCTACAGCAACAGATCCCGGACTTTATTCCGCGCCCACCGCAACGGCAAATGATTGCCGAAGTGGCGAAAACGCTCGCGGGTGAAGAAGGGCGTCATCTGGCGATTGAGGCTCCCACTGGTGTTGGGAAAACCCTTTCTTACCTGATCCCCGGGATCGCCATCGCGCGTGGCGAGCAGAAAACGTTAGTCGTCAGCACCGCCAACGTTGCCCTACAGGATCAAATATTTAGCAAAGATTTACCGCTGCTACGCAAAATTATCCCCGACCTGAAATTTACCGCAGCCTTCGGGCGCGGGCGCTATGTTTGCCCACGAAACCTGGCAGCACTTGCGACGGATAACCTGGCGCAAGGCGATTTGCTGGCTTTTCTTGAAGATGAACTGGCTCCAACCAGTAAAGACGAACAGCAGCGCTGCGCAAAACTGAAAACCGATCTCGACGGTTACAAATGGGACGGATTGCGCGACCACACATCGCAATCCATTGATGACGATTTGTGGCGACGTTTGAGCACCGACAAAGCCAGTTGCCTGGGCCGCAATTGCCATTGGTATCGGGAATGCCCGTTCTTTGTGGCGCGGCGTGAAATTGACGATGCCGAAGTCGTGGTGGCGAATCACGCACTGGTGATGGCCGCCATGGAAAGTGATGCGGTTTTGCCAGAAGCGAAGAACCTGCTGCTGATTTTAGATGAAGGCCACCATTTACCGGATGTCGCTCGCGACGCGCTGGAAATGAGCGCGGAAATCACTCCCGGCTATAGTCGTTTGCAGTTTGATCTGTTCAGCAAACTGGTAGAAACCTGCATGGCGCAGTTTCGTCCGAAAAGCCCGCCGCCGCTGACGAACCCTGAGCGCTTGACCAATCATTGCGATGAAATCTACGAATTGCTGAGCTCGTTTAACAGCATTGTGTCGTTGTGGCTGCCGGGTGAGCAGGAAGCCGAACACCGCTTTGAAATGGGCATTTTGCCAGATGAAATCATGGCGATTTGTAAGCGTCTGGCGAAACTCATGGAAGGGCTACGCAGCCTGGCAGAGGCGCTGCTTAACGATCTTAGTGAAAAAACGGGCACTCACGACATTGTGCGTTTACACCGCTCGTTATTGCATATGAACCGTGCATTGGGGTATTTCGAGACGCAAAGCAAACTGTGGCGACTCTCGGCGATGGAACAGGCATCGGGCGCACCCGTCTCAAAATGGGTAACGCGCGACGTTCGTGAAGGGCAGCCGCATCTGTTCTTCCATTGCGTGGGTATCCGTGTCTGCGACCAGCTCGAGAAACTGGTGTGGCGTAATGTGCCGCACGTTATCGTGACATCGGCGACGCTTCGTTCGCTCAATAAATTCGACCGCCTGCAAGAGATGAGCGGTTTAAGCGAAAAAGCGGGCGATCGCTTTGTTGCGCTTGATTCACCGTTTAATCATGTCGAACAGGGAAAGCTGGTTATTCCACAGCTGACGGTTGAACCGACCATGGAAAACGAAGCCCAACATCTGGCTGAAATGGCGGCGTTTTTCCGTGCTGAATTGGCTAAAGGTGAGCATAAAGGGATGCTGGTGCTGTTTGCCAGTAACCGAGCGATGCAGGTGTTCCTGACTCATGTCACCGATCTGCGCCTGACCCTGTTAGTGCAGGGCGACCAGCCACGTTATCGTCTAGTGGAAACGCACCGTAAACGCGTTGAACAAGGCGAAACCAGTGTATTGGTTGGCCTGCAATCCTTTGCAGAAGGTCTGGATTTAAAGGGCGATTTACTCAGCCAGGTGCATATCCATAAAATTGCCTTCCCGCCTATCGACAGCCCGGTCGTAGTGACTGAAGGGGAATGGTTAAAAACACTGAAACGCTATCCTTTTGAAGTACAGAGTTTACCGAGCGCTTCATTTAATCTTATTCAACAAGTCGGACGTTTAATTCGCAGCCACGGCTGTTATGGTGAGGTGGTGATTTACGACCGGCGCCTGTTGACCAAAAATTATGGTCAGCGTCTACTGGGGGCGTTGCCGGTATTTCCGATAAGCCAGCCTGAAGCGCCAGCAGCTAAACTGATTGATACCAAACCGAAAAAGACCACGGTGCGGCGCAAACGTACGAGTAAGAAATAG
- a CDS encoding membrane protein, producing the protein MKLSKIALVGGMLVMAIGGIGGVMLVGYIVILHGA; encoded by the coding sequence ATGAAATTAAGTAAAATTGCCCTGGTGGGCGGTATGCTGGTCATGGCTATCGGCGGGATTGGCGGCGTAATGCTGGTTGGCTATATCGTCATCCTTCATGGCGCGTGA
- a CDS encoding PTS sugar transporter subunit IIB, producing MKKILLVCDLGMSTSLVVKRMQEAAAKRELEVEIQAKGMSDFKNAITAFDCALLGPQIAYKLADYKQIAAALNKRVETINMMDYGMVNGEKILDHALSLCN from the coding sequence ATGAAAAAGATTCTACTGGTATGTGATTTAGGGATGTCGACCAGTCTGGTCGTCAAACGGATGCAAGAAGCTGCCGCAAAACGTGAGCTGGAAGTTGAGATCCAGGCAAAAGGAATGAGTGATTTTAAAAACGCGATTACGGCTTTTGACTGCGCGCTGCTCGGCCCGCAGATTGCTTATAAGCTCGCTGATTACAAGCAAATCGCCGCCGCGCTCAACAAGCGCGTTGAAACCATTAACATGATGGATTACGGAATGGTCAATGGAGAGAAGATCCTCGATCACGCTCTATCTCTCTGTAATTAA
- the ybiB gene encoding DNA-binding protein YbiB, which yields MDYRKIIKEVGRGKNHARDLDFDTARGLYAHMLRGEVPELELGGVLIALRIKGEGEAEMLGFYDAMKHHLISLTPPINKPMPIVIPSYNGARKQANLTPLLAMLLNRLGFPVVVHGVSHDPTRVLTETIFKLMGIEPTEHAGQAQARLDSHHPVYIPISALCPPMENQLAMRWRMGVRNSAHTLAKLATPFEEDAALRLASVSHPEYVPKVAKFFADIGGRGLLMHGTEGEVYANPQRCPQITLIDSLGARVVSERQTEFSDEEVVLPAGKDPEVTARWIERCVAGVEPIPQSLKTQMACCLVATGEVTTFEEGIALINQAF from the coding sequence GTGGATTACCGTAAGATCATTAAAGAAGTTGGGCGGGGTAAGAACCACGCACGCGATCTGGATTTTGACACCGCTCGCGGCTTATATGCCCATATGCTCAGAGGTGAGGTGCCGGAACTGGAGCTCGGCGGTGTGCTGATTGCGCTGCGTATCAAAGGTGAAGGCGAGGCGGAGATGCTCGGCTTTTATGACGCGATGAAACATCATCTGATCTCCCTGACGCCACCGATTAACAAGCCGATGCCCATTGTAATTCCTTCTTATAACGGTGCGCGCAAACAAGCCAACCTTACGCCATTGCTGGCGATGCTGCTTAACCGTCTCGGTTTCCCGGTGGTGGTGCATGGCGTTAGCCACGATCCAACGCGCGTGTTAACAGAAACTATTTTTAAGCTGATGGGCATTGAGCCGACGGAGCATGCCGGCCAGGCGCAAGCCCGGCTGGACTCACATCATCCGGTCTATATCCCCATCAGTGCGCTATGTCCGCCAATGGAAAATCAACTCGCCATGCGTTGGCGGATGGGCGTGCGTAACAGTGCGCATACCCTCGCAAAACTGGCGACACCGTTTGAAGAAGACGCCGCACTGCGTCTGGCAAGCGTTTCACATCCTGAATATGTCCCGAAAGTGGCAAAATTCTTTGCAGACATTGGTGGGCGTGGCCTGTTGATGCACGGTACGGAAGGGGAGGTGTATGCCAATCCGCAACGCTGCCCGCAGATTACGCTTATCGACTCGTTGGGCGCACGCGTCGTCAGCGAGCGTCAAACGGAATTCAGTGACGAGGAAGTGGTGCTGCCAGCCGGGAAAGATCCGGAAGTGACCGCTCGATGGATAGAACGTTGCGTTGCCGGCGTTGAGCCGATTCCGCAATCCTTAAAAACGCAAATGGCCTGCTGCCTGGTGGCGACGGGCGAAGTAACAACGTTTGAAGAAGGTATTGCTCTGATTAATCAGGCTTTTTGA
- the ybiJ gene encoding DUF1471 family protein YbiJ gives MKTIKYAVAAIALSTLSFGAFAAQSINPAEAQNLNKVGVVSADGASTLDGLEAKLADKAEAAGAKAYSITSANTNGKMSGTAVIYK, from the coding sequence ATGAAAACCATCAAATATGCTGTAGCCGCCATCGCCCTTTCAACTCTTTCTTTCGGCGCGTTCGCTGCACAATCTATCAATCCTGCTGAAGCTCAGAATTTAAACAAAGTAGGCGTGGTATCTGCAGACGGCGCATCAACTCTGGATGGACTGGAAGCAAAACTGGCAGATAAAGCAGAAGCAGCAGGCGCAAAAGCGTACTCCATCACTTCTGCTAATACTAACGGCAAGATGAGCGGCACCGCGGTTATTTATAAATAA
- a CDS encoding leucyl aminopeptidase — protein MKCQITTLAQCRTDAHLMLWKAHTDAWPEALRPLLAEMAHGDEPQSTRFGLNGLCQQLTLLPSSQIERPEILRQLTESLNTLLPSPVLHPVALDISAFNLADCTVFTRLRTLLVALMNRFYQLPQLGFRQGQQESNGQLWLLSTEHNTLADELAAQTQAIAQGMFLSRKLSDTPANGCRPQDVAQQAQAWASAHPKTHCDILDENTLRELGLGCLDATGKGSKNPPRLVTLRWQGAAENAPYYAFVGKGITFDTGGMWLKEGEGMRTMKYDMCGAAVVFGLMEIVKTLQLPLNVVAVMALAENMPGENAMLPGDVVKSHAGLNVEIINTDAEGRLVLADALSYTATRFKPAALIDVATLTGAVVKALGYDISGLMSNNPQLSQQLQQAADLTQDRIWPLPLDESFDPQVKSHIADLTNTPPNNAAIAVSAAHFLSKFCHQLPWAHLDVSGTALCRGKFTQASGRPALLLTQYLLDLCKGNSNEKDSTGM, from the coding sequence ATGAAATGCCAGATAACTACCCTTGCACAATGCCGGACAGACGCCCATTTAATGTTGTGGAAAGCGCATACGGATGCGTGGCCAGAAGCATTGCGCCCGCTGCTTGCTGAAATGGCACACGGTGACGAGCCACAATCCACCCGCTTTGGTTTAAACGGCCTCTGCCAACAGCTCACTCTTTTGCCTTCGAGCCAGATTGAACGCCCCGAAATCCTGCGCCAGTTAACCGAAAGCCTGAATACTCTTTTGCCCAGCCCAGTTTTGCATCCCGTCGCGCTGGATATTTCCGCTTTCAATCTGGCAGACTGCACCGTATTTACTCGCCTGCGCACTCTGTTGGTTGCGTTGATGAACCGCTTTTATCAGCTCCCACAATTGGGTTTTCGACAAGGCCAGCAAGAAAGCAACGGGCAGCTTTGGCTTTTGAGCACAGAGCACAACACGCTTGCCGATGAGTTGGCCGCGCAAACTCAGGCTATTGCTCAAGGCATGTTTCTATCGCGCAAACTTTCCGACACACCTGCAAATGGCTGCCGTCCGCAAGATGTTGCGCAGCAGGCGCAAGCTTGGGCGAGCGCCCATCCGAAAACTCACTGCGATATTCTGGACGAAAACACCCTGCGCGAGCTGGGTTTAGGCTGTCTTGATGCCACAGGGAAAGGCAGCAAGAATCCTCCACGCCTTGTGACACTTCGCTGGCAAGGCGCGGCAGAAAACGCGCCATATTACGCCTTCGTTGGCAAAGGCATCACCTTCGACACGGGTGGTATGTGGCTTAAAGAAGGCGAAGGGATGCGCACCATGAAATACGACATGTGTGGTGCTGCTGTGGTCTTCGGGCTAATGGAGATTGTTAAAACGCTACAACTTCCGCTGAACGTGGTCGCCGTGATGGCGCTGGCAGAAAACATGCCGGGTGAAAATGCCATGCTGCCGGGTGATGTGGTGAAATCTCATGCCGGTCTGAACGTCGAAATTATTAACACCGATGCAGAAGGTCGCCTGGTACTGGCTGATGCGCTCAGCTACACCGCAACACGCTTTAAACCGGCGGCATTAATCGACGTCGCCACGCTGACAGGCGCAGTAGTCAAAGCATTGGGTTACGACATTTCGGGTCTGATGAGTAATAACCCGCAATTGAGCCAACAACTACAGCAGGCGGCCGACTTAACCCAGGACCGGATCTGGCCGCTACCGCTGGACGAAAGTTTTGATCCGCAGGTCAAAAGTCATATTGCCGATCTGACCAATACACCTCCCAACAACGCGGCGATTGCCGTCTCAGCCGCTCATTTTTTAAGTAAGTTCTGCCATCAGTTGCCATGGGCGCACTTAGATGTCAGCGGAACCGCACTCTGTCGCGGTAAATTCACGCAGGCCAGCGGCCGTCCAGCTCTGCTATTGACGCAATACTTACTCGATCTGTGCAAAGGAAACTCCAATGAAAAAGATTCTACTGGTATGTGA
- the celB gene encoding PTS cellobiose transporter subunit IIC: MKNLMAAIEAKLMPLAGRMAQQRHLGAIRDAYISFMPFIIVGSILLVISSFPSTAYQQFMASIFGEGWSATIEIPFNAIFSTMAVFISFLVAYRLAERYDIDKMSAGILSLSCFLILTPFAKTPEIGNLIPMEWLGSKGLFVAMLGALASTELFAWMLRQNWVIRMPDGVPPAVQKSFAALIPSLLILVIALAIRVLFAKTDYHTIHQFVYEVLATPIRHFGTSYIGALFTCFSITSLWSVGINSGSMVNGILRPFWMENQMENLAATQAGLLPPHVVTEQFYDMIWMGGAGATLSLVIAMLLFARSQHIKNVSRLAAGSSIFNINEPVLFGLPVIMNPIMLIPFNLVPLVLVTVQYIAMSIGWVATTTGVYIPWTLPPVLSGFIVTGHLSGAIIQLINLLIGAIIYLPFLKVVDKQYRANETPALVPSTKPATE, from the coding sequence ATGAAAAACCTGATGGCCGCAATAGAAGCAAAGCTGATGCCGCTTGCGGGAAGAATGGCACAACAACGCCATCTCGGAGCGATTCGCGATGCGTATATCTCGTTTATGCCGTTTATTATTGTGGGTTCTATTCTGCTGGTTATTTCCTCTTTCCCAAGCACTGCTTATCAACAGTTTATGGCATCAATTTTTGGTGAAGGTTGGTCTGCCACTATAGAAATCCCGTTTAATGCCATTTTCTCTACCATGGCGGTGTTTATTAGCTTTTTGGTCGCTTACCGTCTGGCCGAGCGTTATGACATTGACAAAATGTCAGCCGGTATTTTGTCGCTCTCCTGCTTTTTGATCCTCACACCTTTCGCTAAAACTCCAGAGATTGGCAACTTAATCCCGATGGAATGGCTGGGATCAAAAGGGTTATTTGTGGCGATGCTGGGTGCACTTGCCAGCACGGAATTATTTGCCTGGATGCTACGTCAAAACTGGGTGATACGTATGCCAGACGGCGTGCCACCAGCGGTACAGAAATCATTTGCCGCACTGATCCCATCACTGCTGATATTGGTCATTGCACTCGCAATTCGCGTGCTGTTCGCCAAAACGGATTACCACACCATTCACCAGTTTGTTTATGAAGTCCTCGCAACGCCAATTCGTCACTTTGGTACCTCCTATATCGGGGCGCTGTTTACCTGCTTTAGCATTACCAGTTTGTGGTCGGTCGGTATTAACTCCGGTTCGATGGTCAATGGCATCCTGCGGCCTTTCTGGATGGAAAACCAGATGGAAAATCTGGCGGCAACTCAAGCCGGTTTGCTGCCACCGCATGTGGTGACCGAACAGTTCTACGATATGATTTGGATGGGGGGTGCCGGTGCAACTTTGTCTCTGGTGATTGCTATGCTGCTCTTTGCCCGCAGCCAGCACATTAAAAACGTTTCACGCCTTGCCGCAGGCTCTTCCATCTTCAACATTAACGAACCGGTGCTCTTTGGCCTGCCGGTTATCATGAACCCCATCATGCTCATCCCATTCAACCTGGTTCCGCTGGTGCTGGTTACCGTGCAGTACATCGCCATGTCGATAGGTTGGGTTGCCACCACTACTGGAGTGTATATCCCATGGACACTGCCTCCGGTGCTAAGCGGTTTTATCGTTACCGGACATCTCAGCGGTGCCATCATTCAGCTTATTAACCTGCTGATCGGCGCCATCATCTATCTACCATTCCTTAAAGTGGTGGATAAGCAATATCGGGCCAATGAAACCCCGGCGCTTGTCCCATCAACCAAACCCGCCACGGAGTAA